CGGCGGGTTGACGACGACGGTGTCGTCGCCGACGGCGAACTCGATCTCGTCGTCGCCCCTGAGGTTCTCGGCGAACGCCTCGAGGTGGTCTGCGATCTCTGCACGGCTCAGGTCCTGTTCGTACTCGAGTTCGGTTTCTTCGGACATACGACCGACAGTACACCGTACGGCTCCCTAAAGCTATACCCGGAAACTGAGGTCGTCGACTTCGGCGAGTAACCACCCGCGATTAGTCACCGAAATACATTTCTAATATAGATTCTATGTTACAGATATGCGGCCACTAACGTTATATTTGATGGGGAGCGACCCGACTGGATCGCCGGTCACCCATCGGGGACTGGTAGAAGGGTATCAGGGGCTCTCGACGCCCGAAACGATGGTTGTACACGGGTTGGCAACGCTCGTTCTCGGGGC
Above is a genomic segment from Natrononativus amylolyticus containing:
- a CDS encoding amphi-Trp domain-containing protein encodes the protein MSEETELEYEQDLSRAEIADHLEAFAENLRGDDEIEFAVGDDTVVVNPPETIEFEVEIEDESDDGGVERSIEFELEWMRGDDEEPLPER